Proteins encoded in a region of the Gemmatimonadaceae bacterium genome:
- a CDS encoding response regulator, translated as MPTPPNALRERFLGSAHAALERMHQYAALLEIDPRDGNVLDTLRRELHRLRGSSGSYGYAEAGERLAEMEQRARTWALDSTLDAANRGVILRRAVDALYTAYGTAPAHPIDTEVRDVWCVEPPAGRMAEWSKLTASTAMRLTPMSMADFAERVQRKERPYAAIAPIDVGRRLHAPDGMPLVLLASSAQAVAPSGRSFGSVMVVDHDISTDDLAVIIEKVAQRTAVTGGSVVILDDDPMILVLVRAICESAGLRALTIAEPGLLFMTLEDERPSVLLMDVQLPGTTGFELTRRIRASADWSDLPVVLFSADTSQQARESAIVAGADGFLPKPVAPAELRTQLLARIEQVRQTRLAAGLNPATALPEHEVGLREAEQQFGALRREGGALSAAIIRLRDASDEVRWPRLCATVSRALRDTGAALAHYDNVSLVATVRDGYYPMLRALNVLRASDLEGVEPSWVLGLAEVSAVQATNAEDLWHAAADAAAAAIALRQDNHVWTPEDSTRAPDVVIVEDDPAFSDLLEYALRQEGYTYRVLRTGPAALDALRAMPVTSQRPVILLDLDLPGLDGHAVHEQLQIERPRDFVTVFLSAHAGDADQIRALRAGAADYLVKPVSLRVLLSKLPRWVRRSRSER; from the coding sequence ATGCCCACGCCGCCCAACGCCTTGCGCGAACGCTTCCTTGGCTCGGCGCACGCCGCGCTCGAGCGCATGCACCAGTATGCGGCGCTGCTCGAGATCGATCCGCGCGACGGCAACGTGCTCGACACCCTGCGGCGCGAGTTGCATCGCCTGCGCGGCTCATCGGGGTCCTACGGCTATGCCGAGGCCGGGGAGCGCCTGGCCGAGATGGAGCAGCGCGCCCGGACCTGGGCGCTCGATTCGACGCTCGACGCCGCCAACCGCGGCGTGATCCTCCGCCGGGCGGTCGATGCGCTCTACACGGCCTACGGCACCGCCCCCGCGCATCCCATCGACACGGAGGTCCGCGACGTCTGGTGCGTCGAGCCGCCCGCGGGACGGATGGCCGAGTGGAGCAAGCTGACTGCGTCGACCGCGATGCGGCTGACGCCGATGTCCATGGCGGATTTCGCCGAGCGTGTGCAGCGCAAGGAACGACCGTACGCGGCGATCGCGCCGATTGATGTCGGGCGCCGGTTGCACGCGCCGGACGGCATGCCGCTCGTCCTGCTCGCGTCGTCCGCGCAGGCCGTGGCGCCGTCGGGGCGCTCGTTCGGCTCCGTGATGGTGGTGGATCACGACATCTCGACCGATGACCTGGCGGTCATCATCGAGAAGGTGGCCCAGCGCACGGCCGTCACCGGCGGCTCCGTGGTCATCCTCGATGACGATCCGATGATCCTCGTTCTGGTGCGCGCCATCTGCGAAAGCGCCGGCCTGCGCGCGCTCACCATCGCGGAACCGGGGCTGCTCTTCATGACGCTCGAGGACGAACGTCCCAGCGTGCTGCTGATGGACGTGCAGCTGCCCGGCACGACGGGCTTCGAACTGACGCGCCGCATCCGCGCGAGCGCCGACTGGAGCGACCTGCCGGTCGTGCTCTTCTCGGCCGACACCAGCCAGCAGGCGCGCGAGAGCGCCATCGTGGCCGGCGCCGACGGCTTTCTGCCGAAGCCGGTGGCGCCGGCGGAGCTGCGGACGCAGCTGCTGGCCCGCATCGAGCAGGTGCGGCAGACGCGGCTGGCGGCGGGCCTGAATCCGGCCACGGCGCTCCCCGAACACGAAGTGGGCCTGCGTGAGGCCGAGCAGCAGTTCGGCGCGCTGCGCCGCGAGGGCGGGGCGCTGAGCGCCGCGATCATTCGTTTGCGGGACGCCAGCGACGAGGTGCGCTGGCCGCGCCTGTGCGCCACGGTGTCGCGCGCGCTGCGCGACACGGGCGCGGCCCTCGCGCACTACGACAACGTCTCGCTCGTGGCCACCGTGCGTGATGGGTACTATCCGATGCTGCGCGCGTTGAACGTGCTGCGCGCCTCCGATCTCGAGGGCGTGGAGCCGAGCTGGGTGCTCGGCCTGGCGGAAGTCTCCGCGGTGCAGGCCACGAATGCCGAAGACCTCTGGCACGCCGCCGCCGATGCGGCGGCCGCCGCCATCGCCTTGCGGCAGGACAACCACGTCTGGACCCCGGAGGACTCGACGCGCGCGCCGGATGTGGTGATCGTCGAGGACGATCCGGCGTTCTCCGACCTGCTGGAGTATGCGCTCCGGCAGGAAGGGTACACGTACCGCGTGCTGCGCACGGGGCCGGCCGCACTCGACGCGCTGCGGGCAATGCCGGTGACGTCGCAGCGGCCGGTGATCCTGCTCGATCTCGACCTGCCGGGGCTCGACGGGCACGCCGTCCACGAACAGTTGCAGATTGAGCGGCCGCGCGACTTCGTCACCGTTTTTCTCAGCGCGCACGCGGGCGATGCCGACCAGATACGCGCGCTGCGCGCCGGGGCGGCCGACTACCTGGTGAAGCCCGTTAGCCTGCGCGTGCTGCTGTCGAAGCTTCCCCGCTGGGTCCGCAGGTCGCGGAGCGAACGGTGA
- a CDS encoding YaiO family outer membrane beta-barrel protein: protein MIINRRLLLAGLGALAAVAAPRVARTQETAVQGGVKPGVFIAAEASLQSFQGDMDPWRLGTVAFWRRSRAGTFIAKVNYANRYATDGVQAEVEAYPRVSDKLYLYLDAGYSSASVFPAWRSGAELFSSLPDAWEASIGYRQLRFNGIPVTMFTGALGKYVGNYWLSLRPYIRSRDGTTSATTSLMARRYFADGDHWVGGTATYGNSPTERVTPDAVALNKTFSVAITGSTGLTSNLLATWLVGHDAEQLGPGNTRRSVTVTAGLRRKF from the coding sequence GTGATCATCAACCGTCGTCTTCTTCTGGCAGGACTTGGCGCGCTGGCCGCCGTCGCGGCGCCGCGTGTTGCACGCACCCAGGAAACTGCCGTGCAAGGCGGCGTGAAGCCGGGTGTGTTCATCGCGGCCGAGGCGAGCCTCCAGTCCTTTCAGGGGGACATGGATCCCTGGCGCCTCGGCACGGTTGCGTTCTGGCGCCGCTCCCGGGCGGGCACGTTCATCGCCAAGGTGAACTACGCGAATCGCTACGCGACCGACGGCGTGCAGGCCGAAGTGGAAGCATACCCGCGCGTGAGCGACAAGCTGTACCTGTACCTCGACGCCGGGTATTCGAGCGCATCGGTCTTTCCGGCGTGGCGGTCGGGCGCTGAACTCTTCTCCTCACTCCCGGATGCGTGGGAGGCCTCGATCGGCTACCGGCAGCTGCGCTTCAATGGGATACCGGTGACGATGTTCACCGGGGCGCTGGGCAAGTATGTCGGCAACTACTGGCTCTCCTTGCGTCCCTACATTCGCTCACGGGATGGCACGACGTCCGCCACCACCTCGCTGATGGCGCGCCGCTACTTCGCCGATGGCGACCACTGGGTGGGCGGCACCGCGACCTACGGCAACAGTCCGACGGAACGCGTCACGCCCGACGCCGTGGCGCTGAACAAGACCTTCTCGGTGGCCATCACCGGCTCGACGGGACTCACGTCGAACCTCCTCGCCACGTGGCTGGTCGGTCATGACGCCGAGCAGTTGGGACCCGGCAACACCCGCCGAAGCGTGACGGTGACCGCGGGCCTCCGGCGCAAGTTCTAG
- a CDS encoding PHP domain-containing protein, whose protein sequence is MPAPLYAELHCHSTFSLLDGASDPERLVERAVELALPALALTDHDDLGGAVRFATAAKAAGLPGIIGAELTIEVMADGRRPMADTAAPSAISHQPSAISHLVLLSESATGYSNLSSLITRARMDNPRGSPCVSFDTLAQHADGLYALTGCARGAVPQALRRGGRDAACEALATLLDIFGRRVAVEVWDHAVPAERELARELIAVARALDVPWVVTNDVHYARRTQRIAHDVLCALRHGETLASMGTRLRPNGEWYLKGHAQMRRRWQDDESGIRQTLVIAERCAFRLQDLKPRLPHFTLPPGVSEDEYLQLLVTQGAEERWGWRRTARHDRQLEHELALIARLGLAGYFLIVWDIVRFARREGILCQGRGSAANSAVCYCLGITAVDPIKLELLFERFLSEERTEAPDIDIDFAHRDRERVLQYVYDRYGREHAAMVCEHITWRGRSAVRDAARVLGYSAQQAEELALTADRFSAKRTAEALRQMADGGRQMAGAGSDQPSAIDRPPSPADPFAPEVVDVAGPANYAKQLDARDVADRLGQQFMPGTQAYAQMRREREASRTVMADGGRRMAEQQTPPSSAICHPPSAITILADIVESLHQSPRHRGIHVGGFVLTEQPLRTIVPIEPAAMEGRTVIQWEKDDLDPVGLVKIDLLGLGMLTLLQDCIKYVRATRGVTIELSQLDLRDQAVYDDLCNADTVGVFQVESRAQMNTLPRLKPRCFYDLVVEVALIRPGPIQGEMVHPYLRRRAGDEEVTYPHPSLEPVLKRTLGVPLFQEQGMQVAIVAAGFTPGEADVLRKAMGHKRSHERMAAICEKMIAGMKANGIPEDIAQRIYQQINAFADYGFPESHAASFALIVYASAYLRHYYPAEYLCAILNAQPMGFYSEGTLVEDAKRHGVRVLGADVTKSGWDHQMVCANGTIVRPKDGVVFTSAEKQQRNNRETTERQQTAHLPSPVSRLPSAPIVRLGLRSIRGLGPDARDRIGRARAGGAFRSIDDFVQRTRLDRRALRLLAESGALDAFVRDEPLARRRRVALWKVLEAQRGTGGPLALFPEADVPIALPAYTAPELTEADYRLTGVSLHGHPMRHLRAVLKLNDLATAKALLEQGRDGEPVGMAGLVICRQRPGTAKGFVFLTLEDETGMVNVVVTPPAFERQALLISRTPLLLVRGILQVEQRVVNIRAREFFPLEGTIEARSHDYH, encoded by the coding sequence GTGCCCGCACCGCTGTACGCCGAGTTGCACTGCCATTCCACGTTCTCGCTGCTCGACGGCGCTTCGGATCCCGAGCGACTCGTGGAGCGCGCGGTGGAACTGGCCCTCCCCGCCCTCGCGCTCACCGACCACGACGATCTCGGCGGTGCGGTGCGGTTTGCCACTGCAGCGAAGGCGGCGGGGCTGCCGGGAATAATTGGCGCTGAGTTGACGATCGAAGTGATGGCGGATGGCAGACGGCCGATGGCGGATACGGCCGCCCCATCCGCCATCAGCCATCAGCCATCCGCCATCTCTCACTTGGTACTCCTGTCAGAGAGCGCCACCGGCTACTCCAACCTCAGCTCACTCATCACCCGCGCGCGTATGGACAACCCGCGGGGTTCGCCGTGCGTCTCGTTCGATACGCTCGCCCAGCACGCCGACGGGCTGTACGCCCTCACCGGTTGCGCGCGTGGCGCGGTGCCGCAGGCGCTGCGGCGCGGCGGACGCGATGCGGCGTGCGAAGCGCTCGCCACCCTGCTCGACATCTTCGGCCGACGCGTCGCGGTGGAAGTGTGGGACCACGCCGTTCCCGCGGAACGCGAACTCGCGCGCGAACTCATCGCCGTGGCGCGCGCCCTCGACGTGCCGTGGGTGGTCACCAATGACGTGCACTACGCGCGCCGCACGCAGCGCATCGCGCACGACGTGCTCTGCGCCCTGCGCCACGGCGAAACGCTCGCGTCGATGGGAACGCGCCTGCGCCCCAACGGCGAGTGGTACCTGAAGGGTCATGCGCAGATGCGCCGCCGCTGGCAGGACGACGAATCCGGCATCCGGCAGACGCTCGTCATCGCCGAGCGCTGCGCGTTCCGCCTGCAGGACCTCAAGCCGCGGCTGCCGCACTTCACGCTGCCGCCCGGCGTGAGCGAGGACGAATACCTGCAGTTGCTGGTGACGCAGGGCGCGGAGGAGCGGTGGGGGTGGCGGCGCACGGCGCGCCACGACAGGCAGCTCGAGCACGAACTCGCGCTCATCGCCAGGCTCGGGCTCGCCGGCTACTTCCTCATCGTCTGGGACATCGTGCGCTTCGCGCGCCGCGAGGGAATCCTCTGCCAGGGGCGCGGTTCGGCCGCCAACAGCGCCGTCTGCTACTGCCTCGGCATCACGGCGGTGGATCCCATCAAGCTCGAGTTGCTGTTCGAGCGGTTCCTGAGCGAGGAACGCACCGAGGCGCCCGACATCGACATCGACTTCGCCCACCGCGACCGCGAACGCGTGCTGCAGTACGTGTACGACCGCTACGGACGCGAGCATGCGGCGATGGTGTGCGAGCACATCACCTGGCGCGGGCGCAGCGCGGTGCGCGACGCGGCGCGCGTGCTCGGATACTCCGCCCAGCAGGCCGAGGAATTGGCGCTCACGGCGGATCGGTTTTCGGCGAAGCGGACGGCGGAGGCGCTCAGGCAGATGGCGGATGGCGGACGGCAGATGGCAGGTGCCGGCAGTGATCAGCCTTCCGCCATCGACCGTCCGCCATCTCCCGCCGACCCTTTCGCCCCTGAAGTCGTGGACGTGGCCGGCCCCGCCAACTACGCCAAGCAACTCGACGCGCGCGATGTCGCCGACCGGCTGGGACAGCAGTTCATGCCGGGGACGCAAGCCTACGCGCAAATGCGGCGAGAAAGAGAGGCGAGCCGGACGGTGATGGCAGATGGCGGACGGCGGATGGCGGAACAGCAGACGCCACCCTCATCTGCCATCTGCCATCCGCCCTCCGCCATCACCATCCTCGCCGACATTGTCGAGTCATTGCACCAGTCCCCCCGTCACCGCGGCATCCACGTGGGTGGCTTCGTTCTCACCGAGCAGCCGCTGCGCACCATCGTCCCCATCGAGCCGGCGGCGATGGAGGGGCGCACGGTGATCCAGTGGGAGAAGGACGACCTCGATCCGGTCGGGCTCGTGAAGATCGACCTGCTGGGCCTCGGCATGCTCACGCTGCTGCAGGACTGCATCAAGTACGTACGCGCCACGCGCGGCGTCACCATCGAGCTCTCGCAGCTCGACCTGCGCGACCAGGCGGTGTACGACGACCTCTGCAACGCCGACACGGTGGGCGTCTTCCAGGTGGAGAGCCGCGCGCAGATGAACACCCTGCCACGCCTCAAGCCGCGCTGCTTCTACGACCTCGTCGTCGAGGTCGCGCTCATTCGTCCGGGACCGATCCAGGGCGAGATGGTGCATCCGTACCTGCGGCGTCGCGCCGGCGACGAGGAGGTCACCTATCCGCATCCATCGCTCGAGCCGGTGCTCAAGCGCACGCTCGGCGTGCCGCTCTTTCAGGAGCAGGGGATGCAGGTGGCGATCGTCGCGGCGGGCTTCACCCCCGGCGAGGCCGATGTGCTGCGCAAGGCGATGGGGCACAAGCGCAGCCACGAGCGCATGGCGGCCATCTGCGAGAAGATGATCGCCGGGATGAAGGCCAACGGCATTCCCGAGGACATCGCGCAGCGGATCTACCAGCAGATCAACGCCTTCGCCGACTACGGCTTTCCCGAAAGCCACGCGGCGAGCTTCGCGCTCATCGTCTACGCCAGCGCCTACCTGCGGCACTATTACCCCGCCGAGTACCTGTGCGCGATCCTGAACGCGCAGCCAATGGGGTTCTACAGCGAGGGGACGCTGGTGGAGGACGCCAAGAGACACGGAGTGCGTGTACTGGGAGCCGACGTGACCAAGAGCGGATGGGATCACCAGATGGTCTGTGCGAACGGGACAATTGTGCGGCCCAAAGATGGTGTGGTTTTCACGTCGGCAGAGAAACAACAGAGAAACAACAGAGAAACAACAGAGAGACAACAGACGGCACATCTCCCGTCTCCCGTCTCCCGTCTCCCGTCTGCCCCCATCGTGCGCCTTGGCCTGCGCTCCATTCGGGGCTTGGGGCCCGACGCTCGCGACCGCATCGGGCGCGCGCGGGCGGGGGGCGCGTTCCGCTCCATCGATGACTTCGTGCAGCGCACGCGGCTCGACCGGCGGGCCTTGCGCCTGCTCGCCGAGTCGGGGGCGCTCGACGCGTTCGTGCGCGACGAGCCGCTGGCGCGGCGGCGGCGCGTGGCGCTGTGGAAGGTGCTCGAGGCGCAGCGCGGCACCGGCGGGCCGCTGGCGCTCTTCCCCGAAGCGGACGTTCCCATCGCCCTCCCCGCGTACACCGCCCCGGAACTGACCGAGGCCGACTACCGGCTCACCGGCGTGTCATTGCATGGCCATCCCATGCGCCACCTGCGCGCCGTGCTCAAGCTCAACGATCTCGCCACCGCCAAGGCGCTGCTCGAACAGGGCCGGGACGGCGAGCCCGTGGGCATGGCGGGTCTTGTCATCTGTCGCCAGCGGCCGGGGACGGCCAAGGGGTTCGTCTTCCTGACGCTCGAGGACGAAACGGGAATGGTCAACGTCGTCGTGACACCGCCGGCGTTCGAACGGCAGGCGCTGCTCATCTCCCGGACGCCGCTGCTGCTCGTGCGCGGCATCCTGCAGGTGGAACAGCGTGTCGTGAACATCCGGGCGCGCGAGTTCTTCCCGCTCGAGGGAACCATCGAGGCGCGATCGCACGACTATCACTGA
- the msrA gene encoding peptide-methionine (S)-S-oxide reductase MsrA, with product MTMPPDGLAQATLAGGCFWCLEAAYERLRGVHTVKSGYAGGQRPNPTYEQVCTGVTGHAEVVQVSYDPREISYRDLLEVFFTIHDPTQLNRQGPDVGSQYRSAIFPNSPEQEAEALAVIAELDRDAVYDLPIVTTIERDATFWPAESTHDRYYRRHPFQPYCLAVISPKIAKLRAKHAGKLRD from the coding sequence ATGACGATGCCCCCCGATGGATTGGCCCAGGCCACGCTGGCTGGTGGTTGCTTCTGGTGCCTGGAAGCGGCCTACGAACGCCTGCGTGGCGTCCACACGGTGAAGAGCGGCTATGCGGGCGGCCAGCGGCCGAACCCGACGTACGAGCAGGTCTGCACGGGCGTCACCGGACACGCCGAGGTGGTGCAGGTCTCGTATGATCCGCGCGAGATCTCGTACCGCGACCTGCTCGAGGTCTTCTTCACCATCCACGACCCCACGCAGCTCAACCGCCAGGGACCGGACGTCGGTTCGCAGTACCGGTCGGCCATCTTCCCGAACTCTCCGGAACAGGAAGCCGAGGCGCTCGCCGTCATCGCGGAACTCGACCGCGACGCGGTGTATGACCTGCCGATCGTCACCACCATCGAGCGCGACGCGACGTTCTGGCCGGCGGAATCCACCCACGACCGTTACTACCGCCGCCATCCCTTCCAGCCGTACTGCCTCGCGGTCATCTCGCCGAAGATCGCCAAGCTGCGCGCCAAGCACGCCGGCAAGCTGCGCGACTGA
- a CDS encoding DinB family protein — MFRTIEDFANSWTQQTEATLKILRTLTDASLAQPVSPGGRTLGFLAWHITCTLTEMGGHAGLAIEGPKEQTPDAVPAHAAEIAAQYEKTAARVVPAVRTAWTDAMLGEVVPIYGERWPRGLILAILIAHETHHRGQMTVLMRQAGLPVPGVMGPSKEEWAAMGMPAQP, encoded by the coding sequence ATGTTCCGCACGATCGAAGATTTTGCCAACTCGTGGACGCAGCAGACGGAGGCCACGCTCAAGATCCTCCGGACGCTCACGGATGCGTCGCTGGCTCAGCCCGTGAGCCCCGGCGGCCGCACGCTCGGTTTCCTCGCGTGGCACATCACGTGCACCCTGACCGAGATGGGAGGACACGCCGGGCTGGCCATCGAGGGCCCCAAGGAACAAACCCCCGATGCGGTGCCAGCCCATGCCGCCGAGATCGCCGCGCAGTACGAGAAAACGGCGGCGCGGGTTGTCCCGGCCGTGCGGACCGCGTGGACCGATGCAATGCTCGGCGAGGTGGTGCCGATCTATGGCGAGCGGTGGCCGCGCGGACTCATCCTCGCCATCCTCATCGCCCACGAGACGCATCATCGCGGCCAGATGACGGTGCTGATGCGGCAGGCAGGACTGCCGGTCCCCGGCGTGATGGGTCCCTCGAAGGAAGAGTGGGCCGCGATGGGCATGCCGGCTCAGCCGTAA
- a CDS encoding HEAT repeat domain-containing protein, giving the protein MSLLLVLGVIAVAQVIFVVMLGVFVVVRRERLLERKRRVARGRARLSHPLAHWLVGAGSVQDLVQGMRALPPDAALAFASELHDVRVPVAQRASLGQAMRGERWAAWAMSGAASRRWWRRLDAARALGIVGTPADVALLRPLLADKHSAVRLAAAEALAAVADPTLVRVAVEQYPSQPLAVRLFTTSTLRLVWELAESPLRELLGDRRAPGKHVAAWLALAESLALPSLRTAITPLAAHADPEVRAAAARALRRYPHAESVETVMGLLDDPQDFVRAASAQALGALRATEAQARLERGLADSAWWVRFRCSLALALLGEPGRAALRRARQSPDRYARDMAVMTSGLSEGAVLELGDV; this is encoded by the coding sequence GTGAGCCTGCTGCTCGTACTCGGCGTCATTGCCGTGGCGCAGGTCATCTTCGTGGTCATGCTCGGCGTGTTTGTCGTCGTGCGTCGCGAACGGCTGCTGGAGCGGAAGCGCCGCGTCGCGCGCGGCCGGGCGCGCCTGAGCCACCCGCTGGCCCATTGGCTCGTCGGTGCGGGCTCCGTGCAGGACCTGGTGCAGGGAATGCGCGCCCTGCCGCCGGACGCGGCGCTGGCCTTTGCCTCCGAACTGCACGATGTGCGCGTTCCCGTCGCGCAGCGGGCGTCGCTTGGCCAGGCGATGCGCGGTGAGCGGTGGGCGGCATGGGCGATGAGCGGGGCCGCGAGTCGGCGCTGGTGGCGGCGGCTCGACGCGGCCCGCGCCCTGGGGATCGTGGGCACGCCCGCCGATGTGGCCCTCCTGCGACCGTTGCTGGCCGACAAGCACTCGGCGGTGCGTCTGGCCGCCGCCGAGGCGCTGGCCGCGGTGGCGGATCCCACGCTGGTGCGCGTCGCGGTGGAACAGTATCCCAGCCAGCCGCTCGCCGTGCGACTCTTCACCACGAGCACGCTGCGACTCGTGTGGGAACTCGCCGAGTCGCCGTTGCGAGAGCTCCTCGGTGACCGCCGGGCACCCGGCAAGCACGTGGCCGCATGGCTCGCCCTCGCGGAGTCGCTCGCGTTGCCGTCGCTGCGCACGGCCATCACGCCCCTCGCCGCGCACGCGGACCCTGAGGTGCGCGCGGCCGCGGCCCGCGCGCTGCGGCGTTATCCGCATGCGGAATCAGTGGAGACCGTGATGGGGTTGCTGGACGACCCGCAGGACTTCGTGCGTGCCGCAAGCGCGCAGGCGCTCGGCGCGCTGCGGGCCACCGAAGCGCAGGCGCGGCTCGAGCGCGGCCTCGCCGACAGCGCCTGGTGGGTGCGCTTTCGCTGTTCGCTCGCGCTGGCGCTGCTTGGCGAACCCGGGCGTGCCGCGTTGCGCCGCGCCCGCCAGTCGCCCGACCGCTATGCGCGCGACATGGCGGTGATGACGTCAGGCCTCTCCGAAGGGGCCGTGCTGGAGCTTGGCGACGTATGA
- a CDS encoding formyltransferase family protein, producing the protein MLRLAVLTNRDIESCVALNLLHRALGARIGAVFLSERVGGKGPVSRALEPLSFLEQDFFTRHVFPAVERTPTTGRFLTFAEFERVHGIPVRALASARTTDALDALRTARADLFVSIRFGHILGEDAIAIPPRGVLNLHSGLLPQYRGVIATFRALLNGDDTIGCTLHWIDSPSIDAGAILEMPRVTVDRSQSLLWHILALYPPGMHAMERAVLALETDRALPTKPQDPNAGAYYSFPTDADVAQFTAAGWRLFGRDDVDALMARFAPAS; encoded by the coding sequence ATGCTGCGCCTCGCCGTCCTCACCAATCGCGACATCGAGTCCTGTGTCGCGCTCAACCTGCTGCACCGCGCCCTCGGCGCCCGCATCGGCGCCGTCTTCCTCTCCGAGCGCGTCGGCGGCAAGGGGCCAGTGTCGCGCGCGCTCGAGCCGCTGTCGTTTCTCGAGCAGGACTTCTTCACGCGGCACGTCTTTCCCGCCGTGGAGCGGACGCCCACGACCGGGCGCTTCCTGACGTTCGCCGAGTTTGAGCGCGTGCACGGCATTCCGGTGCGCGCGCTGGCGTCGGCCCGCACCACCGATGCGCTCGACGCGCTGCGCACCGCGCGCGCCGACCTCTTTGTCTCCATCCGGTTCGGGCACATCCTCGGCGAGGACGCCATCGCCATCCCGCCGCGCGGCGTGCTCAACCTGCATTCGGGGCTGCTGCCACAGTATCGCGGCGTGATCGCGACCTTCCGCGCCCTCTTGAACGGCGACGACACGATCGGCTGCACCCTGCACTGGATCGACTCGCCGAGCATCGATGCCGGCGCGATTCTCGAGATGCCGCGCGTGACGGTCGACCGGTCGCAGTCGCTGCTCTGGCACATCCTGGCGCTCTATCCACCCGGCATGCACGCCATGGAACGCGCGGTGCTCGCCCTCGAAACCGATCGTGCGCTGCCGACCAAGCCGCAGGATCCCAACGCCGGCGCGTACTACTCGTTCCCCACCGATGCCGACGTTGCGCAGTTCACCGCCGCCGGATGGCGGCTGTTCGGCCGCGATGACGTGGACGCACTGATGGCGCGCTTCGCGCCGGCATCCTGA
- a CDS encoding NRAMP family divalent metal transporter → MTEPQPTRTAPLRVLAGAAFLMATSAIGPGFLTQTAAFTAQLGASFGFAILLSVLFDLGAQLNIWRVLVVSGRRAQDVANLVVPGLGHLLATLVVLGGLAFNVGNVAGAGLGLNVIFGLDVKAGAVLSAAIAIAIFLVKEAGRAMDRFTVALGFVMVGLACYVAIASAPPLGEAVLRSVVPEQIAPLSIITIVGGTVGGYITFAGAHRLLDAGLSGPGSLRAVTNSATSAILIASLMRVVLFLGALGVVSHGFQLDPQNPPASVFHHAAGEMGFKVFGVVMWSAAITSVVGSAYTSVSFLRGLLPRADERWSRLVIGFIVVSTAVFVTVGRPVKVLILVGALNGLILPLSLGTMLVAASRRAVVGDYRHPKALTIGGTLVTLAMAWLSVQTLAREIPALMR, encoded by the coding sequence GTGACCGAACCTCAGCCCACTCGCACCGCCCCGCTGCGCGTCCTTGCCGGCGCCGCCTTCCTGATGGCGACGTCGGCCATCGGCCCGGGCTTCCTCACGCAGACGGCGGCGTTCACCGCGCAGCTCGGGGCGAGCTTCGGCTTCGCCATCCTGCTGTCGGTGCTCTTTGACCTCGGCGCGCAACTCAACATCTGGCGCGTGCTGGTGGTGAGCGGACGCCGCGCGCAGGACGTGGCGAACCTCGTCGTGCCGGGACTCGGGCACCTGCTCGCTACGCTCGTCGTGCTCGGCGGCCTCGCCTTCAACGTGGGCAACGTGGCCGGCGCGGGACTCGGCCTCAACGTGATCTTCGGACTCGACGTGAAGGCCGGGGCCGTGCTGAGCGCGGCCATTGCCATCGCGATCTTCCTGGTGAAGGAAGCCGGGCGTGCCATGGATCGCTTCACGGTGGCGCTTGGCTTCGTGATGGTGGGCCTCGCCTGTTATGTGGCGATTGCCTCGGCGCCGCCGCTCGGCGAGGCCGTGCTGCGCAGTGTCGTTCCGGAACAGATCGCGCCCCTGAGCATCATCACCATCGTGGGCGGCACGGTGGGAGGGTACATCACGTTCGCCGGCGCGCATCGCCTGCTCGACGCCGGGTTGTCGGGACCGGGCTCGTTGCGCGCGGTGACGAACTCGGCCACCAGCGCCATCCTCATCGCCTCGCTCATGCGCGTCGTGCTCTTCCTCGGCGCGCTCGGTGTGGTGTCGCACGGCTTCCAGCTCGATCCGCAGAACCCGCCCGCGTCGGTCTTCCACCACGCCGCCGGCGAGATGGGGTTCAAGGTCTTCGGCGTGGTGATGTGGTCGGCGGCCATCACCTCGGTGGTGGGATCGGCCTACACCTCAGTGTCGTTCCTGCGCGGCTTGTTGCCGCGCGCCGACGAGCGCTGGTCCCGGCTGGTGATCGGGTTCATCGTCGTGTCGACCGCCGTCTTCGTGACCGTGGGCCGGCCGGTGAAGGTGCTGATCCTCGTCGGCGCGCTCAACGGACTGATTCTCCCACTGTCGCTGGGCACGATGCTCGTCGCCGCCTCGCGTCGCGCGGTGGTGGGCGACTACCGCCATCCCAAGGCCCTCACCATCGGTGGCACGCTCGTCACGCTCGCCATGGCGTGGCTCAGCGTGCAGACGCTGGCCAGGGAAATTCCGGCGCTCATGCGCTGA